One genomic window of Hyphomonas adhaerens MHS-3 includes the following:
- a CDS encoding cupin domain-containing protein, translating to MNSANSLPVTVDDDWLAMQSAGSLSPFKQLLLTCQADINPRLRDAITSNDHVAGAMLESAKPAALSDDFLTRLNTRLDADLPVQSEANGETRDEDGRPEWMPAPLADYIRRSGSRLKWRSAGLGVQRARLGRNRRGERLYLLRAKPGLPVPRHSHSGQEWTLVLAGGYKSGSQQFVAGDLHQEDEGCMHDLRIDDDGPCISLIVDEGKLKFANPLLKLFQPVLGI from the coding sequence ATGAATTCGGCAAATTCCCTGCCGGTCACGGTTGATGACGACTGGCTGGCCATGCAGTCAGCGGGTTCGCTCTCGCCGTTCAAACAACTTCTGTTGACCTGCCAGGCAGACATCAATCCGCGCCTGCGGGATGCAATCACCTCAAACGACCATGTTGCGGGCGCCATGCTCGAAAGCGCAAAACCTGCAGCACTGTCAGACGATTTCCTCACTCGCCTGAACACCCGTCTGGATGCGGACCTGCCTGTCCAATCAGAGGCCAATGGCGAGACCCGTGATGAAGATGGCCGTCCGGAGTGGATGCCCGCGCCGCTGGCAGACTATATCCGCCGCTCAGGCAGCCGTCTCAAATGGCGCAGTGCCGGCCTCGGTGTTCAGCGAGCGCGGCTCGGCCGCAACAGGCGCGGCGAGCGCCTTTACCTGCTGCGGGCAAAGCCCGGACTTCCCGTCCCACGGCATTCCCACAGCGGACAGGAATGGACGCTCGTTCTGGCAGGTGGCTACAAATCCGGCTCGCAGCAATTCGTTGCCGGCGACCTTCATCAGGAAGACGAGGGCTGTATGCATGACTTGCGGATCGATGATGACGGCCCGTGCATTTCCCTCATTGTCGATGAGGGAAAGCTGAAGTTTGCCAATCCCCTGCTGAAGCTGTTCCAGCCGGTGCTCGGCATCTGA
- a CDS encoding dipeptidase — MGKMTRRALIGGGLVAGAGVAYGAYWLRKRPAPAPLGFEVAEDERAAAIALLDKYPAIDSHAHPGRTFARDASGLAPLLKVYKAQSGFERRTIGDMREGHLAAACFAAVSDFNVLNLAKGKGLEAQRPFRVGEAWESYKVQIGNLKRLAKQNLVTEMLTPESLEAARASGRPGAIWTVEGGDFLEGSIERVNEAYQDGVRSITLVHYRTNGLADAMTNEPVHDGLTSEGDAIIREMNRLGMMIDLSHMAEAGAFRALELSTLPVMFTHTHISSAHSYHPRFISLELAKAAADAGGIIGAWPSGIEISDLAGFGDRIFQLVDLVGIDHVCLGSDMDANYKPVFDNYRHLPDLVALLRRKGMSEPELAAFLGGNFQRVWKANEAAREGGAP; from the coding sequence ATGGGGAAAATGACACGGCGCGCCTTGATAGGCGGCGGGCTCGTTGCCGGTGCCGGCGTTGCGTACGGCGCTTACTGGCTGCGTAAGAGGCCAGCTCCGGCGCCGCTTGGTTTTGAAGTGGCGGAAGATGAGCGCGCGGCGGCCATTGCGCTGCTGGACAAGTATCCGGCGATCGACAGCCACGCCCATCCCGGGCGGACATTTGCGCGCGATGCTTCCGGTCTTGCGCCGCTCCTGAAAGTGTACAAGGCGCAGTCCGGTTTCGAGCGCCGCACCATAGGTGACATGCGCGAAGGCCACCTCGCGGCAGCCTGCTTTGCGGCCGTGTCGGATTTCAACGTGTTGAACCTGGCGAAAGGCAAGGGTCTGGAGGCCCAACGCCCCTTCAGGGTAGGAGAGGCGTGGGAGAGCTACAAGGTCCAGATCGGCAATCTCAAACGGCTGGCAAAGCAGAATCTCGTCACTGAAATGCTGACCCCGGAATCGCTGGAGGCTGCGCGCGCGTCCGGGCGGCCGGGGGCCATCTGGACTGTCGAGGGGGGAGACTTCCTGGAAGGATCAATCGAGCGCGTGAATGAGGCTTATCAGGATGGCGTCCGGTCCATCACGCTCGTCCACTATCGCACCAATGGTCTCGCCGACGCGATGACCAATGAGCCGGTCCATGACGGGCTGACCTCAGAAGGCGACGCGATCATTCGCGAGATGAACCGTCTGGGGATGATGATCGACCTGTCCCACATGGCCGAGGCCGGGGCGTTCCGTGCGCTGGAGCTCAGCACCCTGCCGGTGATGTTCACACATACCCATATCAGTTCGGCCCACTCCTATCATCCGCGCTTCATCTCGCTCGAACTTGCCAAGGCGGCGGCCGATGCAGGGGGGATTATCGGGGCGTGGCCGAGCGGTATTGAGATCAGTGATCTGGCGGGTTTTGGGGACCGCATTTTCCAATTGGTGGACCTGGTCGGCATCGATCATGTCTGCCTCGGATCCGATATGGACGCGAACTACAAGCCAGTCTTCGACAATTACCGTCATCTGCCGGATCTGGTGGCATTGCTACGCCGGAAGGGCATGAGCGAGCCGGAACTAGCGGCCTTCCTGGGCGGCAATTTCCAGCGTGTCTGGAAGGCCAATGAGGCTGCCCGCGAAGGCGGGGCCCCCTAG
- a CDS encoding isochorismatase family protein: MTTPTQPAIGINDVLATSFVNPKAPPAATLDNTALLLIDIQHLAEPSYHVKNAVAAGLPEDAVQAALSDYEVRFNAAVVQAARVLDAARSAGIPPIHVKIQALSCQGRDTSQLHSRLGWNFPPGSPATEFLEPTRPKADEIVITKTASGAFTGTSLDTTLRNMGIEHLIVVGFMTDECVETTTRVALDYGYISRVVSDATTTYHLESYQSTIGKLASYGFTLTADEAIADMKAMAEQA; this comes from the coding sequence ATGACCACACCCACCCAGCCGGCCATCGGGATCAATGACGTTCTGGCGACTTCCTTTGTGAATCCAAAAGCCCCCCCGGCAGCCACGCTGGACAATACGGCGCTGCTGCTGATCGACATCCAGCACCTGGCGGAGCCGTCCTACCATGTGAAGAACGCCGTCGCGGCCGGTCTGCCGGAAGATGCTGTGCAGGCAGCGCTGAGTGACTACGAAGTCCGGTTTAATGCTGCCGTAGTCCAGGCTGCACGTGTCCTGGACGCGGCAAGGTCTGCCGGGATCCCCCCGATTCACGTGAAAATTCAGGCCTTGTCCTGTCAGGGCCGTGACACCAGCCAGCTGCATAGCCGTCTCGGCTGGAACTTCCCGCCCGGAAGCCCGGCGACAGAATTCCTGGAACCTACCCGGCCCAAAGCGGATGAAATCGTCATTACCAAGACCGCCAGCGGCGCGTTTACGGGGACGAGCCTTGATACGACGCTGCGCAATATGGGGATCGAGCACCTGATCGTTGTTGGCTTCATGACGGATGAATGCGTGGAGACCACAACGCGTGTCGCGCTCGATTACGGATATATTTCCCGCGTCGTGAGTGATGCGACGACGACCTATCACCTTGAATCTTATCAATCGACCATCGGAAAGCTTGCTTCCTATGGCTTCACGCTGACGGCAGATGAGGCCATCGCGGATATGAAAGCCATGGCAGAACAAGCCTAA